A genomic region of Fodinisporobacter ferrooxydans contains the following coding sequences:
- the rnmV gene encoding ribonuclease M5 has translation MIREVIVVEGLHDKQAIDRAVHADVLISNGSAVSESFLKLVERAQQQRGVIILTDPDYAGERIRRIVSRRVPGCKHAFLPREQAIKNGDLGVENASPAAIQRALQEVRSEWEGGREEFTWDEMVEYGLNGQSYSGQLRKMLGERLGIGYGNAKSFWKKLNMLGVGREEFETALADCLKQLA, from the coding sequence TTGATTCGTGAAGTCATTGTTGTCGAAGGCCTGCATGACAAACAAGCGATTGATCGGGCCGTACATGCAGATGTACTGATCAGCAATGGTTCGGCTGTTTCAGAATCGTTTCTGAAGCTGGTAGAACGGGCACAGCAGCAACGGGGCGTGATTATCCTGACAGACCCGGATTATGCCGGGGAGCGGATTCGCAGAATTGTAAGCAGGCGTGTACCCGGTTGCAAGCATGCGTTTCTGCCAAGGGAGCAGGCGATAAAAAACGGTGATCTCGGTGTTGAGAACGCCTCTCCGGCTGCCATACAACGGGCTTTGCAAGAAGTTCGCAGCGAATGGGAAGGCGGGCGCGAAGAGTTTACATGGGATGAAATGGTTGAATACGGCTTAAATGGGCAATCCTACTCCGGCCAGTTGCGCAAGATGTTAGGAGAACGATTGGGAATCGGATACGGGAATGCCAAAAGTTTTTGGAAAAAGCTGAACATGCTCGGTGTCGGTCGGGAAGAGTTTGAAACGGCACTGGCAGATTGTCTGAAGCAACTTGC